The genomic segment CTGCGGAGTGACGATCAGGCTGTCGAGGTTGGGGCCGTCCACGCCCGAGGTGGTGACGCGGATCCTGTTGGTGCCGGCGGCCAGTGGCGTCGTGACGGAGGCCGTCTTCCAGGTCGTCCAGGCGCCGGTGCCGGGGAAGGAGAGATCGTTGGCGGCCTGGGTACCGTTGACGGTGACGTCCAGCGGGCGGTCGACGGACGTGCCGTTGGCGTAGCGGAAGTCGAGCTTCGTGGCGCCCGGTTGCTCCGCCTGGACGGTGAACTCGACGTACGCGTCGGAGACCGCGTCGAAGTTCACGAAGCCGGTGCCGGTGTGGCCGGCGTGGTTGGACTCCACCTTGCCCTTGACGACCTGGGCGGCCTCGGCCTCGTACGTGGCGGCGGCGCGAGGAAGCGGAGCGGAGTGGGCGGCGGGCATCGCCACGCAGAGCGAGGCGGTGGTGGCCGCGGCCACCAGGGCGCCGAACGCCCTGGACGGCCGGGGTTTGCTGCGTCTCACGGTGTCCTCCAGCGAAGAGGGGCCGAGCGCGGGGGCGGCTCGGCGGCTCGTGGGGCTCGTGGTGCTCCCCGGCGGGGCCGCTGCGAGCGTCTTCGTGGTAGGCGATTTCCGGCAACGGTCGTTCGCGCGGGGGAAGTCGGCGCTGGACCCTGGATAGTTAGGAAACTTTCCTAACTGGTGATGGAGCACGCTAGAGCCCGGTGGGGCACCTGTCAACGGGTCACGCGCCACGAACCGCGGCCCGTCGGGCAAGGCCGGTGCAGCGCAGACCCGAGGCGTCGGGTCGGGCCCGCGCCGCGTGGTCGGCGGTACCGACCCGGTCGTGATCGGGCCTCCGTGGCGGCATGCAACCCTGGTTCGGTGAACGACGCCCTTATCGCCGCCCTGCACCGCGCGACCGGCCACCAACAGCGGTTCGAAGCCCGCTTCGCGGCCTATTTCGACACCCTGACCGATCCGGCGAGCGGCGCCCTGGACCTGCCGCCACACGGCGCGTTTCCCCGCCAGGCTCTCGACCTGGTACGCGAGTTGTCGCTGCGCGGCGGCAAACGCCTTCGGGTCGCGCTGCTGCACGAGGCGGCCGCCCTGGTCACGCACGAGTCGGTGCCCGGGCTCGACGATGCCGCCGTGAGCATCGAACTCCTGCACACCCACGGCCTGATCCACGACGACATCATCGACGACGCACCCGTACGCCGAGGCGGCCCATCCACCTACTACGCCTACCGCGACCGATTCCCCGACCGGCCCGACGTCGCCCTCGCCCTGGCCGTCCTCGCCGGTGACCTGGCCGCGTTCCTGTCCATGCGCGTCCTGCTCGCCGCCGACCTGCCACCCGCCCGCATCCCGGCCATGGCCGCCGTCCCCGCCGAGGCCGGGGCCGCCATGATCAACGGGCAAATCCTGGACCTGGAACGCGACTTCCATCCCGCCGCCGGCATCGGGTTCCTGCACACCGTCACCGAGTACAAGTCGACCCGCTACTCGGTGCTCGCCCCGCTGCGGCTGGGCCTGCTCGCCGCCGGCGCCGACATCGCTTTGTACGAGGGCGAACTGCGCGCCTACGCCACCGCGGTGGGCATCGCCAACCAGATCCACGACGACTGGCTCGACCTCTTCGGCGACTCGGCAGCCCTCGGCAAACCGCTCGGATCCGACATCCGTACCGGGCGACGCAGCTACGTCGTCCGGGCCCTGCTGGCGGCGGCGGACGACGCCGAACGCAAGGTGCTGGACGCGGTCCTGGGAGATCCGGCCTGCGACGACGACGCCCTCGACCGGATCCGCCGGATCGCACGCGCTCACGGCATCGACAGCAGCCTGCGAGCCGACGCCGAGCACCACGCGCGCCAAGCGGCGGCGCAGGCCGGCACGTGGGGTCACCGATGGCGGCCGGACGCCGTGGCGTTCTTCGAACACCTGCCGGCCTGGTCCGTCATGCGCGATCGGTAGAAACCACCCCACCCCACCCCACCCCGCCCGCCGACCGGGCGGCTCGACCCCTCGTCGGCGGCGGGTGCGGCGAAAGCGGTCATCCGTCGGCCGACATCGATTCGAACGCGCCGATGAGTTCGTCGAACTCCGCCCGCACCAAGGGCACGTGGGCATCGGCGCCCGGCAGCACCCAGAACCTGTCCTCCCGGATCGCCGCGGCGACCTGTTCGCCGGCCTCCGCGGCGCTCATCGCCCCCGCCTGCGACCTGCGCATCGCGTCGAGCACGTCCCGGGCGGACGGAGTCGCGCGCCCGTCGTCGGGCGCCTCGTCGTCGGCGTCCGTAGCGGGGCGGCCGTCGACCCGGTCGAGCATCTCGGACCGCACCTTGCCCGGACACAGCAGCGACACCCCGACCGCGGTTCCGGCGAGTTCGGCGCGAAGTCCCTTGGTGAGGCCGACGATCGCGTGTTTCGTTGCGCCGTAGGGTCCGGTCATCGCGCCGCCGATCAAGCCGCCCATCGACGCGGTGTTCACGATGTGCCCGCCCTCCGGCTGCGCGAGCATCAGCGGAACGAACGTGCGCACGCCGTGCACGACGCCCCACAGATTGACGTCCACGACCCACCGCCAGTCGGCGAGTTCGGTCTCCCACTGCCTGTTCAGCGTCCACACCCCGGCGTTGTTGCAGACGACGTCGATCCGTCCGAAGCCGGCCAGTGCGGCATCCGCGAGGGCCCGGACGGCAGCCGCGTCCCGCGTGCGATGCCGTAGCCGATCCCACCGGCCGCCCCGGTGACCACTCCGACCCGTCCCGCAAGTTCCCGCATCCCGCTTCCCGCTTCCTTCCCGTCCGGACGACCCTCTCCCCCAGTCTTTCGGCCTTGTCGAATTCGGTGTCCGGTGACCGGTCACGGGAGGGCGTCGACGGGGCCTCCGGCGATGGAGTCGCGGCACGCCAGGCACCCGCTGTCGGGGCAGCGGGTGATGCCCTGGTCGGCGACGATGGCCGCGGTCGCGGCGGCGAGCGTCTCCCGCGCGGGGTAGGCACGCCACCGCGAGGCGCCGACGGCCACGCTGCGCGCGTAGGGGTGCAGGGTCGGTTCCAGCCGTGGGAATCCCTCGGAGCAGGATCCGACCTCGAACATGGTCACCCGGCCGTCGGCGCCCCGGGCCCAGCGCCGGAACAGGGTTCGTCCCGACCGCTGTTCGGCCAGATGAAGCGCCGTCATACGATTGAGTCCCACCCCGACCAGGAGGATCAGCCCCTCGTGGGCGGCCAGTTCGCGGATCGGACCGTACACGTCGGTGGGGCTCTGCGCCGAGATCAGTGTGTCCGCCAGGGGGCCGAGCGCGGCGAACGAATTGAGCGGATGCGTACCGCGCACGACTTCGGGGCGGCGGATCAAGGCCGCCGGCAGCACCCCCAGGCCCGGGCCGATGAGCCCGCAGTCGACGGTGTACGCGGCACTTTCCGGGAGGGGCGCCGTGGCGTCGGGGAGCGTGGCGTAGTCGATGCCATTGCGCGCGGGGCGCAAGGCGGCGGGGGCGGCCAGCTCGAAGTGGCGTTCGGTGAAACTCGGCACCAGGACCGTGCGGCCGCTCGCCAGCAGCGCGTCCAGCAGGGCGTCCGCGCCACCGACGACGGGTGCTCCGAAGGAGCGCAGCGAGGCGTGCAGCATGACCGGACGATCCGGCGGTAGCAGTTCGTCGGTCGCCTTGCCGAGATGTTCGGCCGGGATCATCGTGAACCTCCTCGAATGGGAACAGCGATGGGTCAACAGGTCGACAGATCAACGGGTCGGCCGCCGGCCGTCAGGCAAGGTGGCGGGCGTCGACGATCCGGCCGTGCCGGAGTTCGTCCAGTGCCTCCCGGGTCGCCCGCGTCTGGGGGTGGTCCTCGCCCAGGACCCGGCGGCGGCGGTCCAGAACGTCCTCGTAGCCGGCCTCCGCCTCCGCCGCGCGGCCCCGGCGGGCCGCGATCCAGGCGAGCTCGTGGCGGGTGAGCATCGTGCCGGGATCGTCCTCACCGAGGATCCGCACGCGCAGGTCGAGGAGTTCGCGGTAGCGGGCCTCGGCCGCCTCCCACTCGCCCTGCCGGGCGACGATCCAGGCGAGTTCGTGACGCGTGGCCATGGTCTGCGGGTGTTCGGGACCGAGCACCCGCAGACGGTCCGCGAGGACGGCCCCGAAGGCTTCGCGGGCCTCGCCGAGCCGGTCGTCCTGGTTGGCGATCGCCCAGGCGAGCTCGTGCCGTGTGGTGAGGACGCGGGGATCGTCCCGGTCCAGGACGCGGACGCCGTCGCGGAGGACGAGCCGATACCCCTCCTCCGCCTCGGCCCATGCCTCCCGGCAGCCGGCGATCCAGGCCAGTTCGTGGCGGCTGTCGAAAACATCCGGGTGCTCGGCACCGAACTCCCGCAGTCGGATGCGGAGCACGTCCCGGTACAGGACTTCCGCCTCGGCCAGGTCGCCCCGGTCCGCGATCGCCCAGGCCAACTGGTGCCGTACCCGCAGCACCGCGGGATGCGCGTCGCCCAGGGTGGCGCCGTGGGCCAGTGCGCGCTCGCACAGGACACTCCCCGGCCGGCCGGCGCCGCTGCGGTTGAAGGCCTTGGCCATCCGGGCCGTGGTCTCCATGAGCCGGACGAGGTGTGCTCGGTCCACCCGTCCGGCCGTGGTCTCCAGCAGACTCAGCAGGTGGGGGCCGAGCCGCAGGTGTTCCGGCCAGGCCGCCGGCCGGTCGTAGGGCAGGCGGTCCACATCGGCGGCGAGAAGGGCGATCGCGGTGTGCCGGATCCGCTCCGAGTACGGGTCCGGCCCGTCCAGGCCGCCCCGGCCGGCCGCGGCGATCACGGGATGCACGGCGATATCACCCTCGGAGCCGCCCCGGATCAGGCCGACCTCCCGCAGCCCGCGCAGCGCTTCGTCCAGGCGCCGGCTCCCGGGGGCGGCGTCGCCCTGGGCGGCGAACAGACCGTCCAGGAGGTCGGTGTCGAGCAGGCCGGCCGGGATCGTGGTGGAGGCATAGCAGCCGGCCAGGTGCAGCACCGGCCGCGCCTGGGGGATTCCCCGCTGCGCCAGTCCGGACAGGGAGAGTTCCAGGACCCGGGCCGTCGGTACTCCGGTGGACACTGCGGCAGGACGTCCGTCCGGGTGGGGATCGGCCGCTCCACCGAGCGTTTGCGCGTAGGCGGCGAACGTGCCCCCTCGGGCGGCCTGCGAACGCAGGTGACGTCCCGCCAGATGCAGCCTCAGCGGGTGCCCCTCCAGGCGGCGTGCCAACGCCCGCGCCTGCTCCTCGTCGCCCGCCGCCGGTGCCAGTTCGCGCAGTATCCGGGCGGCGTCACTCTCCTCCAGCCCGCCGACGGTCACCAGGCGGGCCGCCCGCCACATCCGCGGATCGCTCTCCCGGGTGGTGACCAGCGCCGCACCGTGCGAAGACGAACGCACCCAGCCCGACGCGTCCTGGATGCCGGCGGGCGAGTTTCCGACGGCCAACGCTCGGGGGTCGTCGGCCTCGTCGAACACGACCAGCCACCCGGGAGTTGCGTCGTCGAGCAGCCGCCAGAAGCGATCGGCGGCATCCGCCGCGCCCCGGGCGATCGCCCGCAGGTCGTGCGGAGCTCCGCCCAACCGCCGTGCCACCACCGTCAGATCGCGCGACATCGTGACCGGATCGACGGCCGAGATCCACCACGCCCGATCCCCCCGGGCCCGGACGCGCTCGGCCAGGGCCTCGGCCACGGACGTCTTGCCCGCACCGCCGGGTCCGGTCAGCACCGTGGGCCGCTGCCGGAATCCGCGCGTCCACGCCAGCAAGTCCTCGACCAGCGCGTGGCGACCGTGGAATCCGGCCGGCCCCCCGGGATCACGCTTCCCGGCCCTGTCCTTGAGTCGCCGCAGCCGGGCCTCCAAGCCCTCGTCGGTGATGTGCTCCTCGACGATGTCACCGATGGAGTTCAGCCGTTCCCGCAGGAACTCGGCCACGCTGTGCTCGTCATCGCGGGTCACTGCTCTTCCTCCTCTCCCTTGGGCGAACCGGTTGTCGGGGTCTCCCATCGCAGGCGCAGCAGCTTCCTGCTCTGATGGGCGATCTGCCGGACGTTGTTGGGCGTTTTGCGAAGGATCTCGGCGATCTCCGTCGGCGGATAGCCCTCGGCGATCAAGTGCATCACCTGCCGCTGCGCCGGGGACAGACCTTCGAGGACGTTCGAGACGAACTGCCGGTCCTCCAAGGCCGTCAACGCCGATTCGTCGGCCTGCGACACCGGCTCGACGTCGTCCAGCGGGATGGTCTGCGCGCGGCGCCGCTCGTTCTTGCACCGGTTCTTCGCCGTCTTCATCGCGTAGGCCCGCGGATGACGCACGTAGTCGGGGTCCGACTCCGGGAGGTTCCAGCGTTCGAAGAGCTTTGCCATCGCGTGCGCGACCCACTCCTCCGCATCGGCTCGACAGGCCCCCTCCATGAGCATCAACGCCTGCACGAGCCGCCGGTATTCGGTGCGGAAGAAGTCGTCGAAGCCGCCCGGACAGCGCAGTTCCCGAGCCGCACCGGCCTTGTCCGCAACGAGATCTTCCCGCTCATCGCACACCCGGTCCCTCCCCGAGCAGCCGCCCATCCCGGCCCCGCGCTCGCACCGAACCCCCCGGCGCACGACCCTGTTCCGCGACCACCGCCGCCGAGAGCAGAGCGTCGCCGGCCACCGAAACGGGACCACCGTCACCCGGATCCACTCGGTCACCCCCTCACGTCGCCGATTTCATCGATCGACCATAAGAGCGCCGGACGGCCCGATACGTTAAACATCCTGATCACACACTGTGCGGTGGTCGACTCGCAGGTGTGGCCGATCGATCCTCGGCCGGTTTGGCCCCGGTCGTGGACGGACGTGTTCCGGTCGTCGGGACGGTTCGCCGTGTGGGTCGGGATCCGTTCGTAGCCTTGCGGCCTTCCGTCCCATGGGGGACGGGGAAACCGGAGGCACACATGGGCGACGAGACGCATCACCATGTCATCGTCGGAGGGAGCGCGGCCGGCATCTCCGCCGCTGTCGCACTGCGCCGGCACGGCTTCGCCGGGAACGTCACGGTCGTCGAGGCGGGGGGCGAACTCCCTTATGAGCGACCGCCGTTGTCGAAGGCGTTGGCGGGCGGCGAACACGCCTTCCTGCATGCGATCCTGCCCCGGCAGGCGTACGCCGAGCAACGCATCACCCTGCTGTCGGCCACCCGCGTCCTGGCCTTGGACCCCGACCGGCGCGCCGTCGAACTCGACGACGGGCGGACGCTGTACGCCGATCGGGTTCTGCTGGCCACCGGCGTGTTGCCGCGCACCCTGCCGGTGCCCGGCGCGGAACTGCCCGGCGTAGTGACCCTGCGGGACGTGCGCGACGCCCGGGCGCTCGCTGCCCGGTTGCGCGCGGGCGGGCCGGTGGTCGTGGTGGGCGGCGGCTTCATCGGCCTGGAGGTCGCGGCGGTCGCGCGCGGGGTCGGCCTGGACGTCACCGTGGTCGAGACGGGCGCCCGGCCGCTGGCGGGCCCGCTCGGTCCGGAGTTGGCCGCCCGGGTGACCACGCTGCACGAGCGGGCCGGGGTACGGCTGCGGACCGGGGCGTCGGTGAGCGCGTTCATCGGCCGAACCCACGTCACCGGGGTCCGCCTGACCGGCGGGCAGGTGCTGCCCGCCGCGACGGTCGTGGTCGGCATCGGGGTGCGACCCGACACCGCACTTGCCGAAGCCGCCGGGGTGTTGTGCGAGGACGGCATCGTCGTCGATCGGCACTGCCACACCAGCGTGCCGTGGATTCTCGCCGCGGGCGACGCCACGAACCAGTCGCATCCGCACCTGCCGGCCCGTGGCCGGATCGAGCACTGGGACAACGCCGTTCGGCAGGGCGCGGTCGCCGGCGCCGTGCTCGCGGGTGTCCCGGAGAGCCACACCGCGCTGCCCTACTTCTACTCCGAGCAGTACGGCCGGACCCTACAGATGTACGGACGCGCCGCCGCCGGCGACGAGTTCGTCCTGCGCGCCGAGGCCGCGGACCCGGTGGACCCGACGGATCCGGCCGGCGGCTTCCTCGGCTTCTGGACCCGCGCGGGCGTCCTGGTCGCCGCCGCCGGCCTGGACCGTCCTCGCGAACTGCGCGCGGCACGCGCGCTCATCGAGCGTCGTGTGCCGGTGGCCGCCGCCGCGCTGGCCTCCCCCGCCACCGACCTGCGGGCACTGGCCCAACCCGCCGCGAAGGCATCGTGACCGGCGCCCCACGGACCCGCGGCTCGCCCGCGTCGCGAACCGCCTGACGGCACACACGACGCGTCGACCGGCGTGCCGCTTCGGCACGCCGGTCGACGCGTTCGGGAGTCACCCGCGACGGGTCACCCGGCCGGCGCCGCGGAAGAGGTGTGCCGGCGCGGGATACCGGTCGTGCTGATGTCGATCACGGCTCCCGTCGTGGTCGCCGACTCCCGCGCGGCGAGCAGCACGTACGCTCCGACGCCGTCCTCGGCGCGCACCGCCACGCCGAGCGCGGACCGCTCGGTCACGATGCGGTCGATGGGCACCTCCCGCGCGATCGTGGTATCCGCCAATCCCATCGCCTTCGGCCCGCTCAGACCGGTCGCCATCGGGCCGGGGGCGACCGCGTTCACCCGGATGTCCGGAGCGAGTTCGTAGGCAAGCTGCCGGACCAGGCCCAGCCCCGCGTGCTTGGCCGCCGTGTACACCGGGCCACCCCCGGGGCCCGGGTAGAACGAGGCGTTGGACAGAGTGAGCACGATGCTGCCGCGTGACCTGCGCAGCAGCGGTACCGCGGCTTTGGCGCCCAAGAGATAGCCCTTGACGTTGACCGCGAACAATTCGTCGAAGCCGGCCGCCAGGATCTCGGCGGGCGTGTCGGTCAACGACCGGGCGAAGTCCCACAGTCCGGCGTTGCCGACGAAGGTGTCCAAGCCGCCGAACGCCTCCTCGGCGCACGCACACGCGCGCACGTGATCCTCGTAGCGGGTCACGTCGCCGACCACGGTACGGACCGAATCGCCCCATTCGGCGGCGAGTTCGGCCAGTCGTTCGGCGGACCGATCCAGCACGACCACCCGCGCGCCCTCGGCGACGAAGCGTACGACGACGGCCCGACCGACACCGGACCCGCCGCCGGTGACCAGGACCGACGAACCCTCAAGCCACCCCACGGCCGGCCCCTTCCGGGTCCCGGCCGATGCGCACGTACACGTCCGTGCCGTCGACCCGTACCTCGTGTGTGGCCAGCGGCCGAAACGCCGGTGCGGCGAGCGCCGCACCGGTGCGCAGGCAGAACTTCGCCAGGTGCAGCGGACATTCCACCGCGCCGTCCTCCACCCAGCCGTCCGCGAGGGAGAAGTCCTCGTGGGTGCAGGTGTCGTCGACGCAGAACAGCTCGCCCCCGGAGCGGAACACCGACACCGGTGGGGTGGTGTCCAGCCGCACGGCCTGGTCCTCGGGGAACTCGTCGACCCGACCGGCTCGGATCCACGGCTCCCGGTTGTATTCGCTCATAGGAAGAGTCCGCTCACAGGAAGATGCTGATGCTCGGGGCCAGAAGCGTGGTGGTGTCCAGCACGATCCGGCGTCGGGCGATGTGGAATCCCGGCTCCTGCGGGATGCGGCGCAGCAGGTCGGTGCGTTCGCCGAAGAAGGTGTCGTGGTGGCGTTCCGCTCGACTGCGCAGGACGTGGAAGTTGACCCGGACCTCGAACTCGCCGGATTCCAGCCGGATCGGTCGGATGTTGGTGATCAGCCGGCGGGTTCTCGAGGGGGGTTCCTCGGAC from the Embleya scabrispora genome contains:
- a CDS encoding polyprenyl synthetase family protein; translation: MNDALIAALHRATGHQQRFEARFAAYFDTLTDPASGALDLPPHGAFPRQALDLVRELSLRGGKRLRVALLHEAAALVTHESVPGLDDAAVSIELLHTHGLIHDDIIDDAPVRRGGPSTYYAYRDRFPDRPDVALALAVLAGDLAAFLSMRVLLAADLPPARIPAMAAVPAEAGAAMINGQILDLERDFHPAAGIGFLHTVTEYKSTRYSVLAPLRLGLLAAGADIALYEGELRAYATAVGIANQIHDDWLDLFGDSAALGKPLGSDIRTGRRSYVVRALLAAADDAERKVLDAVLGDPACDDDALDRIRRIARAHGIDSSLRADAEHHARQAAAQAGTWGHRWRPDAVAFFEHLPAWSVMRDR
- a CDS encoding SDR family NAD(P)-dependent oxidoreductase, with translation MPGVPRLHRRRPRRRPPVTGHRTPNSTRPKDWGRGSSGREGSGKRDAGTCGTGRSGHRGGRWDRLRHRTRDAAAVRALADAALAGFGRIDVVCNNAGVWTLNRQWETELADWRWVVDVNLWGVVHGVRTFVPLMLAQPEGGHIVNTASMGGLIGGAMTGPYGATKHAIVGLTKGLRAELAGTAVGVSLLCPGKVRSEMLDRVDGRPATDADDEAPDDGRATPSARDVLDAMRRSQAGAMSAAEAGEQVAAAIREDRFWVLPGADAHVPLVRAEFDELIGAFESMSADG
- a CDS encoding AAC(3) family N-acetyltransferase, whose translation is MIPAEHLGKATDELLPPDRPVMLHASLRSFGAPVVGGADALLDALLASGRTVLVPSFTERHFELAAPAALRPARNGIDYATLPDATAPLPESAAYTVDCGLIGPGLGVLPAALIRRPEVVRGTHPLNSFAALGPLADTLISAQSPTDVYGPIRELAAHEGLILLVGVGLNRMTALHLAEQRSGRTLFRRWARGADGRVTMFEVGSCSEGFPRLEPTLHPYARSVAVGASRWRAYPARETLAAATAAIVADQGITRCPDSGCLACRDSIAGGPVDALP
- a CDS encoding tetratricopeptide repeat protein; translated protein: MTRDDEHSVAEFLRERLNSIGDIVEEHITDEGLEARLRRLKDRAGKRDPGGPAGFHGRHALVEDLLAWTRGFRQRPTVLTGPGGAGKTSVAEALAERVRARGDRAWWISAVDPVTMSRDLTVVARRLGGAPHDLRAIARGAADAADRFWRLLDDATPGWLVVFDEADDPRALAVGNSPAGIQDASGWVRSSSHGAALVTTRESDPRMWRAARLVTVGGLEESDAARILRELAPAAGDEEQARALARRLEGHPLRLHLAGRHLRSQAARGGTFAAYAQTLGGAADPHPDGRPAAVSTGVPTARVLELSLSGLAQRGIPQARPVLHLAGCYASTTIPAGLLDTDLLDGLFAAQGDAAPGSRRLDEALRGLREVGLIRGGSEGDIAVHPVIAAAGRGGLDGPDPYSERIRHTAIALLAADVDRLPYDRPAAWPEHLRLGPHLLSLLETTAGRVDRAHLVRLMETTARMAKAFNRSGAGRPGSVLCERALAHGATLGDAHPAVLRVRHQLAWAIADRGDLAEAEVLYRDVLRIRLREFGAEHPDVFDSRHELAWIAGCREAWAEAEEGYRLVLRDGVRVLDRDDPRVLTTRHELAWAIANQDDRLGEAREAFGAVLADRLRVLGPEHPQTMATRHELAWIVARQGEWEAAEARYRELLDLRVRILGEDDPGTMLTRHELAWIAARRGRAAEAEAGYEDVLDRRRRVLGEDHPQTRATREALDELRHGRIVDARHLA
- a CDS encoding sigma-70 family RNA polymerase sigma factor gives rise to the protein MGGCSGRDRVCDEREDLVADKAGAARELRCPGGFDDFFRTEYRRLVQALMLMEGACRADAEEWVAHAMAKLFERWNLPESDPDYVRHPRAYAMKTAKNRCKNERRRAQTIPLDDVEPVSQADESALTALEDRQFVSNVLEGLSPAQRQVMHLIAEGYPPTEIAEILRKTPNNVRQIAHQSRKLLRLRWETPTTGSPKGEEEEQ
- a CDS encoding NAD(P)/FAD-dependent oxidoreductase; amino-acid sequence: MGDETHHHVIVGGSAAGISAAVALRRHGFAGNVTVVEAGGELPYERPPLSKALAGGEHAFLHAILPRQAYAEQRITLLSATRVLALDPDRRAVELDDGRTLYADRVLLATGVLPRTLPVPGAELPGVVTLRDVRDARALAARLRAGGPVVVVGGGFIGLEVAAVARGVGLDVTVVETGARPLAGPLGPELAARVTTLHERAGVRLRTGASVSAFIGRTHVTGVRLTGGQVLPAATVVVGIGVRPDTALAEAAGVLCEDGIVVDRHCHTSVPWILAAGDATNQSHPHLPARGRIEHWDNAVRQGAVAGAVLAGVPESHTALPYFYSEQYGRTLQMYGRAAAGDEFVLRAEAADPVDPTDPAGGFLGFWTRAGVLVAAAGLDRPRELRAARALIERRVPVAAAALASPATDLRALAQPAAKAS
- the hcaB gene encoding 3-(cis-5,6-dihydroxycyclohexa-1,3-dien-1-yl)propanoate dehydrogenase, whose product is MGWLEGSSVLVTGGGSGVGRAVVVRFVAEGARVVVLDRSAERLAELAAEWGDSVRTVVGDVTRYEDHVRACACAEEAFGGLDTFVGNAGLWDFARSLTDTPAEILAAGFDELFAVNVKGYLLGAKAAVPLLRRSRGSIVLTLSNASFYPGPGGGPVYTAAKHAGLGLVRQLAYELAPDIRVNAVAPGPMATGLSGPKAMGLADTTIAREVPIDRIVTERSALGVAVRAEDGVGAYVLLAARESATTTGAVIDISTTGIPRRHTSSAAPAG
- a CDS encoding bifunctional 3-phenylpropionate/cinnamic acid dioxygenase ferredoxin subunit, with translation MSEYNREPWIRAGRVDEFPEDQAVRLDTTPPVSVFRSGGELFCVDDTCTHEDFSLADGWVEDGAVECPLHLAKFCLRTGAALAAPAFRPLATHEVRVDGTDVYVRIGRDPEGAGRGVA